In the Magnetospirillum sp. 15-1 genome, one interval contains:
- a CDS encoding AAA family ATPase, whose translation MSVPSEVKVADILCRDEETVLVRGIAAGGRPLLVRSAASDRPAQPVIDRLRREFALRGEIDATWGAIPLSLEEASGRLALTISDPGGEPLVRLVSPRSGPLRHADVARLLRLSALLARTLGRIHAKGLIHKDITPTNVLVDEALGKAIFTGFGSTSQLRREQRHNQAAESISGTFAYMAPEQTGRMNRSVDSRSDLYSLGVVLYEMFTGLRPFSAFDPMEWVHCHIARQPSPPRERVSGLPEQVSAIIMKLLAKTAEERYQTADGLAADLERCLAEWDADGRISSFPLAGSDHSGVLTIPEQLYGREAESATLLAAFGRVAEDGTPELVLVSGYSGVGKSALVNQIHPAMVERDGMFGAGKFDQHKRDIPYSTFAQAFHTLIRQILGAPESDIRRWREAFLDAMGPNGRQIIDLIPQLELVVGEQPPMPELPPGEAQVRFLTVFRRFVSVLARPEQPLVLFLDDLQWMDGGSMKLLEHLMTHPEVRHLLLIGSYRDNEVDSAHPLMLSVDAIRKGGRRVDNIVLKPLGEADLTHMVADTLHATAESVSPLARLIHQKTAGNPFFAIQFLTTLVEEKLLWFDQSRAEWIWDISRIGAMGFSDNVVILMAAKLRRLPEADQAELRRIACLGNGTTLGTLAMVYDRTEDECLASMELAVQAGFLIRNGDRLAFAHDRIQEAAYLSIPITEMVATHLQIGRRMLERLPESEIDDRLFDVVHHLNLGRQMITAQAERDALARLNVQAGRKAKSSSANASARVYFTLARNLLAADCWDSAHGETFALFLDLSECEYLVGNHTQADQLFELLLGKAATDDQSAQVWRLRFRMFMVSGRYGDAVAIAVKALDRFGLACPETEDDTAKAVEAARSELADFLEGRRIADLIHHAECHVPAVRALIGVIADAIPAVYHVRPMLYPFLGLTAINLSLRHGMTEDSSAAFSGYSVSLVGRFEDFRTGLEFSELALKLGERFDSAPLRGTLLFRHGYFVTPWSKPIATIMPVLEETFRTCLDTGNLIYAAYVAYASGWMLFEKGEPLDVVLAHMRKYTPFARNARIPFAVLMLRLQELFIAGLQGVELDVTPGLAGADSAENSYQALVGTAHGYGIAFYHVVRQVTPYLMGQYEEALGAARETAALVPKISSSAIESSHHFYGALTITALYPSAEAGRQAEMAPWLAEHRRKLTLWAQHCPETFAARAALIEAEMAAISGRGNEAMRLYEDAILVARDHGQLHCEAIANERAGRFCLAQGLPSIAENYLRNARYCYARWGAQAKVRQLDQSFPRLMETAASNGAVSSFSGSADGLDLMTVIKAQQAVSGEIVLGKLVESLLRIVVEHAGADRGLLILRHGESFRVEAEAVVEGDLIAVSTCATPPTSDDLPLTVFQYVTRTRERVVIDNAIGPNTFMTEGYARRSGVKSVMCLPVVTHGALSAVLYLENRLAAGAFTRNRVAVLDLLATQASISLENALLYTEMEERVRDRTRELAESLATVKTKSDQVSALLDNSGQGFLSFRGDLVVEPEFSHPCLAFFGGSPAGLPIDELLFSGDEHARDTLRACIEEALAEEDASRAELYLSLLPEEISIGDRVLKTEFKPLDRAIMVVLTDITGEKALAAQVARERTRLEMIVSAVTYGNDFFDAVAEFTAFVQDGAGMWRGRDRTVLYRTIHTFKGTFNQLGFHHLPTALHDVESALQRLGRRADASDAAAMVFSRDWQAILNADLETVRDALGDDFMARRGVVTVTPEQAKRFERFARGLLDENEVPDVLEEIAAIRTVSLRQAIADFDKMIHQISARLEKEVAPLVVEGEDVRIDPEVFGPFLRSLGHVFRNAVDHGIEDPDSRLSTGKSEVGTITCAIRRVDGVLAIDIADDGAGIDIETLRRRAAELTADDVSGWGLADLVFADGISIRTEATELSGRGVGMTAVKASVEELGGSVQIDSRPGHGTHFLFHIPFPPQVEGRAQ comes from the coding sequence ATGAGCGTCCCATCCGAGGTCAAGGTCGCCGATATCCTCTGCCGGGACGAGGAAACGGTACTGGTGCGGGGCATCGCCGCGGGCGGACGGCCCCTCCTCGTCCGAAGCGCCGCATCCGATCGCCCGGCGCAGCCGGTGATCGACAGGCTGCGCCGGGAATTCGCGCTTCGGGGCGAAATCGACGCCACCTGGGGAGCCATCCCCCTGTCCCTGGAAGAAGCCTCCGGCCGTCTGGCGCTGACCATTTCCGATCCCGGCGGCGAGCCGCTGGTCCGTCTGGTTTCACCTCGCTCCGGCCCGCTGCGCCACGCCGACGTGGCCCGGCTGCTGCGCCTGTCCGCCCTGCTGGCGCGCACCCTGGGGCGCATCCATGCCAAGGGCCTGATTCACAAGGATATCACGCCGACCAACGTCCTGGTCGACGAGGCGTTGGGCAAAGCCATCTTCACCGGCTTCGGCTCGACGTCGCAGTTGCGGCGCGAGCAACGGCACAATCAGGCGGCGGAAAGCATTTCCGGCACCTTCGCCTACATGGCGCCGGAGCAGACCGGGCGCATGAACCGCTCGGTGGATTCGCGCAGCGACCTCTATTCGCTGGGCGTCGTTCTCTATGAAATGTTCACCGGCCTGCGCCCGTTCTCGGCCTTCGACCCCATGGAATGGGTGCACTGCCATATCGCCCGTCAGCCCTCGCCGCCGCGCGAGCGGGTCAGCGGCCTGCCCGAGCAGGTCTCGGCCATCATCATGAAACTGCTGGCCAAGACGGCGGAGGAACGCTACCAGACCGCCGACGGGCTGGCCGCCGACCTGGAACGCTGCCTGGCCGAATGGGATGCCGACGGCCGGATTTCCAGCTTCCCCCTGGCCGGCAGCGACCATTCCGGCGTGCTGACCATCCCCGAGCAGCTCTATGGCCGCGAGGCGGAATCCGCCACCCTGCTGGCAGCCTTCGGCCGGGTCGCCGAGGACGGCACGCCCGAGCTGGTGCTGGTGTCGGGCTATTCCGGCGTGGGCAAGTCGGCCCTGGTCAACCAGATCCATCCGGCCATGGTCGAGCGCGACGGCATGTTCGGGGCGGGCAAGTTCGACCAGCACAAGCGCGACATCCCCTATTCCACCTTCGCCCAGGCCTTCCACACACTGATCCGCCAGATTCTCGGCGCCCCGGAATCCGACATCCGGCGCTGGCGCGAGGCGTTCCTGGACGCCATGGGTCCCAACGGCCGCCAGATCATCGACCTGATCCCCCAGCTGGAACTGGTGGTCGGCGAACAGCCGCCCATGCCCGAACTGCCGCCCGGCGAGGCGCAGGTCCGCTTTCTGACGGTATTCCGCCGCTTCGTCTCGGTCCTGGCGCGGCCCGAGCAGCCGCTGGTGCTGTTCCTGGACGATCTGCAGTGGATGGACGGCGGTTCCATGAAGCTGCTGGAACACCTGATGACCCACCCGGAGGTGAGGCATCTGCTGCTGATCGGCAGCTACCGCGACAACGAGGTGGATTCCGCCCATCCGCTGATGCTGTCCGTCGACGCCATCCGCAAGGGCGGGCGGCGGGTGGACAATATCGTGCTCAAGCCGCTGGGCGAGGCCGACCTCACCCACATGGTGGCCGACACCCTGCACGCCACGGCGGAAAGCGTGTCGCCCCTGGCGCGGCTGATCCACCAGAAGACGGCGGGCAATCCGTTCTTCGCCATCCAGTTCCTGACCACCCTGGTGGAAGAGAAGCTGCTGTGGTTCGACCAGAGCCGGGCGGAGTGGATCTGGGACATCTCGCGCATCGGCGCCATGGGCTTTTCCGACAACGTGGTCATCCTGATGGCCGCCAAGCTGCGCCGCCTGCCGGAAGCGGACCAGGCGGAACTGCGCCGCATCGCCTGCCTGGGCAACGGCACCACGCTGGGCACCCTGGCCATGGTCTACGACAGGACCGAGGACGAATGCCTGGCCAGCATGGAACTGGCGGTGCAGGCCGGCTTCCTGATCCGCAACGGCGATCGTCTGGCCTTCGCCCACGACCGCATCCAGGAAGCCGCCTACCTCTCCATCCCCATCACCGAGATGGTCGCCACCCACCTGCAGATCGGGCGGCGGATGCTGGAGCGGCTGCCCGAGTCCGAGATCGACGACCGGCTGTTCGACGTGGTCCACCACCTGAACCTGGGGCGCCAGATGATCACCGCCCAGGCGGAGCGGGACGCCCTGGCGCGGCTGAACGTCCAGGCGGGGCGCAAGGCCAAGTCGTCCTCGGCCAATGCCTCGGCGCGGGTCTACTTCACCCTGGCCCGCAACCTGCTGGCCGCCGATTGCTGGGATTCCGCCCACGGCGAGACCTTTGCCCTGTTCCTCGACCTGTCCGAATGCGAGTACCTGGTGGGCAACCACACCCAGGCGGACCAGCTGTTCGAGCTGCTGCTGGGCAAGGCCGCCACCGACGACCAGAGCGCCCAGGTCTGGCGCCTGCGCTTCCGCATGTTCATGGTGTCGGGTCGCTATGGCGACGCCGTGGCCATCGCCGTCAAGGCCCTGGACCGCTTCGGCCTCGCCTGCCCCGAGACCGAGGACGACACCGCCAAGGCGGTGGAGGCGGCGCGGAGCGAACTGGCCGATTTCCTCGAAGGGCGGCGGATCGCCGATCTGATCCACCATGCCGAATGCCATGTTCCCGCCGTCCGGGCACTGATCGGCGTCATCGCCGACGCCATTCCGGCGGTGTACCACGTCCGCCCCATGCTCTATCCGTTCCTGGGGCTCACGGCCATCAACCTGTCGCTGCGCCACGGCATGACCGAGGATTCCAGCGCGGCGTTCTCCGGCTATTCCGTGTCCCTGGTCGGGCGGTTCGAGGATTTCCGCACCGGGCTGGAATTCTCGGAACTGGCGCTGAAACTGGGAGAGCGCTTCGACAGCGCGCCGCTGCGCGGCACCTTGCTGTTCCGCCACGGCTATTTCGTCACGCCGTGGAGCAAGCCCATCGCCACCATCATGCCGGTGCTGGAGGAAACCTTCCGCACCTGCCTGGATACCGGCAACCTGATCTATGCCGCCTATGTGGCCTATGCCTCGGGCTGGATGCTGTTCGAGAAGGGCGAGCCCCTGGACGTGGTGCTGGCCCACATGCGCAAGTACACGCCATTCGCCCGCAACGCCCGCATCCCCTTCGCGGTGCTGATGCTGCGCCTGCAGGAGCTGTTCATCGCCGGCCTGCAGGGGGTGGAGCTCGACGTCACCCCCGGACTGGCCGGGGCGGACAGCGCCGAGAACTCCTATCAGGCGCTGGTGGGAACCGCGCATGGCTACGGCATCGCCTTTTACCACGTGGTCCGACAGGTCACCCCCTACCTGATGGGCCAGTACGAGGAAGCGCTGGGCGCCGCCCGCGAGACCGCCGCCCTGGTGCCGAAGATCTCGTCCTCGGCGATCGAGTCGTCGCACCACTTCTACGGCGCCCTGACCATCACCGCGCTCTACCCCAGCGCCGAGGCCGGGCGGCAGGCCGAGATGGCTCCCTGGCTGGCCGAGCATCGCCGCAAGCTGACGCTGTGGGCGCAGCATTGCCCCGAGACCTTCGCGGCGCGCGCCGCCCTCATCGAGGCGGAGATGGCCGCCATCTCGGGGCGCGGCAACGAGGCCATGCGGCTCTACGAGGATGCCATCCTGGTCGCCCGCGACCATGGGCAACTGCATTGCGAGGCCATCGCCAACGAGCGGGCCGGCCGGTTCTGCCTGGCGCAAGGACTGCCCAGCATCGCCGAGAACTATTTGCGCAACGCCCGCTACTGCTATGCCCGTTGGGGGGCCCAGGCCAAGGTCCGGCAACTGGACCAGAGCTTCCCCCGGCTGATGGAGACCGCCGCCTCCAACGGCGCCGTCTCCAGTTTCAGCGGCAGCGCCGACGGCCTGGACCTGATGACGGTCATCAAGGCCCAACAGGCGGTCTCCGGCGAGATCGTGCTGGGCAAGCTGGTGGAATCCCTGCTGCGCATCGTGGTCGAGCACGCCGGCGCCGACCGTGGCCTGCTGATCCTGCGCCACGGGGAGAGTTTCCGCGTCGAGGCCGAGGCGGTGGTGGAGGGTGACCTGATCGCCGTCTCCACCTGCGCCACGCCGCCCACCTCGGACGACCTGCCGCTGACGGTATTCCAGTACGTGACCCGCACCCGCGAGCGGGTGGTGATCGACAACGCCATCGGTCCCAATACCTTCATGACCGAGGGTTACGCCCGGCGCAGCGGCGTCAAGTCGGTGATGTGCCTGCCGGTGGTCACCCACGGGGCGCTGTCGGCGGTGCTGTATCTGGAGAACCGCCTGGCGGCCGGGGCATTCACCCGCAACCGCGTCGCCGTGCTGGACCTGCTGGCGACCCAGGCCTCCATCTCGCTGGAAAACGCCCTGCTCTACACCGAGATGGAGGAGCGCGTCCGCGACCGTACCCGCGAACTGGCGGAATCGCTGGCCACGGTCAAGACCAAGAGCGATCAGGTCTCGGCCTTGCTGGACAATTCCGGCCAGGGCTTCCTGTCGTTCCGCGGCGATCTGGTGGTCGAGCCGGAATTCAGCCACCCCTGCCTGGCCTTCTTCGGCGGATCACCGGCCGGCCTGCCCATCGACGAATTGCTGTTCTCGGGCGACGAGCACGCCCGCGACACGCTCAGGGCCTGCATCGAGGAAGCCCTGGCGGAGGAGGATGCCTCCCGCGCCGAGCTTTACCTGTCGCTGCTGCCCGAGGAAATCTCCATCGGCGACCGGGTGCTGAAGACAGAATTCAAGCCCCTGGACCGGGCGATCATGGTGGTGCTCACCGACATCACCGGCGAGAAGGCCCTGGCCGCCCAGGTGGCGCGCGAGCGTACCCGGCTCGAGATGATCGTCTCGGCCGTCACCTACGGTAACGACTTCTTCGACGCCGTCGCCGAGTTCACCGCCTTTGTCCAGGACGGAGCCGGCATGTGGCGGGGGCGTGACCGGACGGTGCTGTACCGCACCATCCATACCTTCAAGGGCACCTTCAACCAGTTGGGCTTCCACCACTTGCCCACCGCGCTGCACGACGTGGAATCGGCGCTGCAGCGCCTGGGCCGCCGGGCCGATGCCTCCGATGCCGCCGCCATGGTGTTCTCCCGCGATTGGCAGGCCATCCTCAACGCCGACCTGGAAACCGTGCGTGACGCCCTGGGCGACGATTTCATGGCACGGCGCGGCGTGGTCACCGTCACGCCGGAGCAGGCCAAGCGGTTCGAGCGCTTCGCCCGCGGCCTGCTCGACGAGAACGAGGTCCCCGACGTCCTCGAGGAAATCGCCGCCATCCGCACCGTCTCGCTGCGTCAGGCCATCGCCGACTTCGACAAGATGATCCACCAGATTTCCGCCCGCCTGGAAAAGGAGGTGGCGCCGCTGGTGGTGGAAGGCGAGGACGTGCGCATCGATCCCGAGGTGTTCGGGCCGTTCCTACGTTCGCTCGGCCACGTCTTCCGCAACGCGGTCGACCACGGCATCGAAGACCCCGATTCCCGGCTGTCCACCGGCAAGAGCGAGGTCGGCACCATTACCTGCGCCATCCGCCGGGTCGACGGCGTCCTGGCCATCGACATCGCCGACGACGGCGCCGGCATCGATATCGAGACCCTGCGCCGCCGCGCCGCCGAGCTGACCGCCGACGACGTCAGCGGGTGGGGGCTGGCCGATCTGGTCTTCGCCGACGGCATCAGCATCCGCACCGAGGCCACCGAGCTTTCCGGGCGCGGCGTCGGCATGACCGCCGTGAAGGCCAGCGTCGAGGAACTGGGCGGCAGCGTCCAAATCGATTCCCGCCCCGGCCACGGCACCCATTTCCTGTTCCACATCCCCTTCCCGCCGCAGGTGGAGGGGCGTGCCCAATGA
- a CDS encoding response regulator produces the protein MAAVLTRTRDYLQEEIGLKVSRAKPRTGNMDALQLRDVTAVVCTDGPIKLLIVFSFQRPLLEHIREVVTATLNVLPEERELFLRETAAETMNFILGHATADLAEEGNDMRLSPPVVIDEEKNILRPKKAIFTSIEMATSHGTLDINFIGPSDLFDQKLNILGNEEAQGGNMHPLKVLIVDDSLLTVRTLTGMLTELGHLVVQTAGSGAQALDSYRQIKPDLVTMDITMPDMDGIEATGGILKEFPDANIIMVTSHGQQGMVMKAVKAGAKGYVLKPIKPEKLRDMIARVFKT, from the coding sequence ATGGCGGCGGTGCTGACCCGTACCCGGGACTACCTCCAAGAGGAGATCGGCCTGAAGGTCTCGCGGGCAAAGCCGCGCACCGGCAACATGGATGCGTTACAATTGCGCGATGTGACCGCGGTGGTTTGCACCGACGGGCCGATCAAGCTGCTTATCGTCTTCAGCTTCCAGCGCCCGCTGCTCGAGCATATCCGCGAAGTGGTCACCGCCACGCTGAACGTGCTGCCCGAGGAACGCGAGCTGTTCCTGCGCGAGACGGCGGCCGAAACCATGAACTTCATCCTCGGCCACGCCACCGCCGATCTGGCCGAGGAAGGCAATGACATGCGGCTGTCGCCGCCCGTCGTCATCGATGAAGAAAAGAACATCCTTCGTCCAAAAAAAGCGATTTTCACCTCGATCGAAATGGCAACCAGCCATGGTACTCTCGACATCAATTTCATCGGACCGTCAGATTTATTCGACCAAAAATTGAACATTCTCGGTAATGAAGAAGCTCAAGGGGGGAACATGCACCCATTGAAGGTCCTGATTGTCGACGATTCCCTGCTGACCGTCCGGACTTTGACCGGAATGCTGACCGAACTTGGCCACCTGGTGGTCCAGACGGCGGGAAGCGGGGCACAGGCCCTGGACTCCTATCGCCAGATCAAGCCCGACCTGGTCACCATGGACATCACCATGCCGGACATGGACGGCATCGAAGCCACCGGCGGCATCCTCAAGGAATTTCCCGACGCCAACATCATCATGGTGACCTCTCACGGCCAGCAGGGTATGGTCATGAAGGCGGTGAAGGCCGGAGCCAAGGGTTACGTCCTGAAGCCCATCAAGCCCGAGAAATTGCGCGACATGATCGCGCGGGTGTTCAAGACCTGA
- a CDS encoding GGDEF domain-containing protein — translation MAAASRRTQTARTTGSNGTIDVIPFPIYVVDTQSLELISVNQAMRRKTGAQIGQTCHRAIYDQPRPCHFCKIAALSEAPPDSPAALVFEHFNDRDECWYQLNETLIDWFDGRRVKHSIAVDIGALKDAQNELSEAYVLLALKSVELEKASITDSLTGLFNRRRLDEAFAHELDRAQRYAKPVSLIIADVDHFKSVNDVHGHQVGDEVLRAIAGLLRQGVRAVDIVGRWGGEEFLVICPDTDLDGALALAEKLRASIEEAPFPTIGTSSSSFGVAQYRDGESFKDTVARADTALYRAKVNGRNRIES, via the coding sequence ATGGCGGCTGCATCCAGGCGTACGCAGACAGCTCGGACGACCGGCAGCAACGGCACAATCGACGTTATCCCGTTCCCCATCTACGTGGTCGACACGCAAAGCCTGGAACTGATCAGCGTCAATCAAGCCATGCGCCGCAAGACCGGGGCTCAGATCGGTCAGACCTGCCATCGGGCCATCTACGACCAGCCCAGGCCCTGTCACTTCTGCAAGATCGCCGCCCTGTCCGAGGCGCCCCCCGACAGTCCGGCCGCCCTGGTTTTCGAGCATTTCAACGACCGCGACGAGTGCTGGTACCAGTTGAACGAGACCCTGATCGACTGGTTCGACGGCCGCCGGGTAAAGCATTCCATCGCCGTGGACATCGGCGCCCTCAAGGATGCCCAGAACGAGCTGTCCGAGGCCTATGTCCTGCTGGCGCTGAAAAGCGTCGAGCTGGAAAAGGCCTCCATCACCGATTCCCTGACCGGACTGTTCAACCGCCGCCGCCTGGACGAAGCCTTCGCCCACGAACTGGACCGCGCCCAACGCTACGCCAAGCCGGTCTCGCTGATCATCGCCGACGTGGATCATTTCAAGTCGGTCAACGACGTCCACGGCCATCAGGTGGGGGACGAGGTGCTGCGGGCCATCGCCGGATTGCTGCGCCAGGGGGTAAGGGCGGTGGATATCGTCGGACGCTGGGGCGGCGAGGAATTCCTGGTCATCTGCCCCGACACCGACCTGGACGGCGCCCTGGCCCTGGCGGAGAAACTGCGGGCCTCCATCGAGGAGGCGCCGTTCCCGACCATCGGTACCAGTTCCTCGTCGTTCGGCGTCGCCCAATACCGGGACGGCGAGTCCTTCAAGGATACGGTGGCCCGCGCCGACACGGCGCTCTACCGGGCCAAGGTCAACGGCCGCAACCGCATCGAGTCCTGA
- a CDS encoding TRIC cation channel family protein → MLIGQFTLPLAFDLAATFLFAVTGAMTAMRKGYDFVGVFFLALVTGIGGGLLRDGVFLQQVPAVLGSHYLLVVVVATVIGLLFGQSLNRLALVFLLVDALGLGLYTVFGTQKSLNAGLGWVPALLIGVVNAVGGGVMRDLMSREEPLIFRPGEFYAAAALAGGATFAILALGLGIAAQPAALAGIAVTVLVRVASVRFGWRTPAARALIGGDHPPGEA, encoded by the coding sequence ATGCTGATCGGCCAATTCACCCTGCCGCTGGCCTTCGACCTCGCCGCCACCTTCCTGTTCGCGGTCACCGGAGCCATGACCGCCATGCGCAAGGGCTACGACTTCGTCGGCGTGTTCTTCCTGGCCCTGGTCACCGGCATCGGCGGCGGCCTGTTGCGCGACGGGGTATTCCTGCAACAGGTTCCGGCGGTCCTGGGCTCCCATTACCTGCTGGTGGTGGTGGTGGCCACGGTGATCGGCCTGCTGTTCGGCCAAAGCCTCAACCGTCTGGCCCTGGTCTTCCTGCTGGTGGATGCCCTGGGGCTGGGGCTCTATACCGTCTTCGGGACGCAGAAATCCCTGAATGCCGGGCTGGGCTGGGTGCCCGCCCTGCTGATCGGCGTCGTCAACGCGGTGGGTGGCGGCGTGATGCGCGATCTGATGAGCCGCGAGGAGCCGCTGATCTTCCGCCCGGGAGAGTTCTATGCCGCCGCCGCCCTGGCCGGGGGAGCGACCTTCGCCATCCTCGCCCTGGGATTGGGCATCGCGGCCCAGCCGGCCGCCCTGGCCGGCATCGCGGTGACCGTGCTGGTCCGGGTGGCCTCGGTGCGCTTCGGCTGGCGCACCCCGGCGGCGCGCGCCCTGATCGGCGGCGACCATCCGCCGGGAGAGGCTTGA